TCCAGTCCAAGAAAGCTTAAGGTCATGAACGGATCATCCAGAGGCGAGCCGAGCTCCGCCGCGGCCTTTTTCAAGCGGGCGGCTACAGCGGCGACCTCCTCGATCGTTCGATCGGACATCAGACCCGCCAGCGGCATGGGGAGCAGGCACTTCACCTCGTCCCCCTGAGCGACGGCAAGACCGCCTTGAGCTTCCACCACGGCTCTTGCGGCCGTGAGCATCGAACGGTCATCGGCTCCCGCAATGATCAGATTGTGATGATCGTGGGCCACGGTACCGGCCAGGGCCCCGTGATGAAGCCCCAGTCCCTGGACGAAACCCAGACCGACACGTCCGCTGCCCCGATGCCGTTCGACAACAGCTAACTTGAGCAGATCCCGATTTGGGTCGGACAGCGCCAGACCGTTTTCAATCTTCGCCCGGCAGATGCTTTCTTCGGTAACAAGCTGACCCGGTACTATGTGGATCGCCCGGATCCGGTTGCCGCGGACTCGAAGGGAAAAATCGAGCTTTTCCACAGCGACTTTCACGCTGGCACGCAGCCTTTTCGGCTCTGTCTCTGCACTTGCCCCAACCCGGTGATCGGGCAAGGCCCTGCTGCAGGACACCAGTCTACCGCCGAAATAGACTTCAGCCGGATGAAAATTTTCAAGACTCTCCAGAACCACAAGATCGGCACGTCGGCCGGGTCCTATGAAGCCTCGATCGAAAAGCTGAAAGTACTCCGCGGCGTTCAATGTCGCCATGCGGATGGCCGTCAGCGGATCGATCCCGCCTCGAATCGCCATGCGTACATGATGGTCAACGGACCCCTTGTTCAAAAGATCCTGGGGATTGAGATCGTCGGTACAGAAGCAGATCCAGCGCTCGGTTGCAGAGGTCACCAGGGGAAGCAGATCCTGCAGGTTGCGGGCGGCGCTCCCTTCCCGCAGAAACAGATGCATCCCTCTGCGCAGCTTCTCCCGACCCTCATCGACAGAGGTGGATTCGTGGTCGGAACGGATCCCCGGGGCGATGTAGGCATTCAGATCGTTTCCGTCGAGACCCGGACAATGTCCGTCGATGATCCGGTCTGCGAAAAGAGCGAGTTCATCGAGAAGCCGCTCATCCCCCTTGACCACGGCGGGAAAATCCATGACCTCTCCCAGCCCGACCACCTGCCCTTCCTTCCGCAACCGGACAAGGTCGGCAGGTTTCAGCGCTGAGCCGGAGGTAGACAGGGGGGTGGCCGGGACCGAGGACGGGACGGTAAGAAGGATGTCCAGGGGGCCCTCCCGTCCGTCCCGGGCCATATAGAGAACCCCTTCCAGGCCCAGAACATTGGCGATTTCATGAGGATTGGCGATGACAGTGGTCACGCCTCGGGCAACCACCGCCCGTGCATATTCCCTGGGTCTGACGAGAGAGCTTTCGATATGAACATGGGCATCTATGAGCCCGGGGCATACCAGACGTCCGCCGAGATCGATCTCGTGTTTTCCCCTGTA
This portion of the Syntrophotaleaceae bacterium genome encodes:
- the ade gene encoding adenine deaminase; the encoded protein is MEKRELLAVARGARPGDLVLRNLRLVDVLAKEIYPTEIVLCGDTIAGIGKGYRGKHEIDLGGRLVCPGLIDAHVHIESSLVRPREYARAVVARGVTTVIANPHEIANVLGLEGVLYMARDGREGPLDILLTVPSSVPATPLSTSGSALKPADLVRLRKEGQVVGLGEVMDFPAVVKGDERLLDELALFADRIIDGHCPGLDGNDLNAYIAPGIRSDHESTSVDEGREKLRRGMHLFLREGSAARNLQDLLPLVTSATERWICFCTDDLNPQDLLNKGSVDHHVRMAIRGGIDPLTAIRMATLNAAEYFQLFDRGFIGPGRRADLVVLESLENFHPAEVYFGGRLVSCSRALPDHRVGASAETEPKRLRASVKVAVEKLDFSLRVRGNRIRAIHIVPGQLVTEESICRAKIENGLALSDPNRDLLKLAVVERHRGSGRVGLGFVQGLGLHHGALAGTVAHDHHNLIIAGADDRSMLTAARAVVEAQGGLAVAQGDEVKCLLPMPLAGLMSDRTIEEVAAVAARLKKAAAELGSPLDDPFMTLSFLGLEVIPSLKLTDLGLIDVDRMQPVSLFPDE